Proteins co-encoded in one Micropterus dolomieu isolate WLL.071019.BEF.003 ecotype Adirondacks linkage group LG19, ASM2129224v1, whole genome shotgun sequence genomic window:
- the atp11c gene encoding phospholipid-transporting ATPase 11C produces MLRRRLNRLLGGDERRVDSRTIYVGHRSCSANEVFIPPKFCDNRIVSSKYTVWNFLPKNLFEQFRRIANFYFLIIFLVQVIVDTPTSPVTSGLPLFFVITVTAIKQGYEDWLRHKADNEVNKYQVTVLEGDRRIQKESEKIKVGDVVEVKEDETFPCDLILLKSSRDDDTCFVTTASLDGESNHKTHYTVPDTENDLESLNATIECEQPQPDLYKFVGRMHIYRNDQEPAVRSLGPENLLLKGATLKNTQKICGVAVYTGMETKMALNYQGKSQKRSAVEKSINAFLLVYLSILVSKALVCTTLKYVWQSKPGQDEPWYNEKTQREKDTNLYLKMFTDFLSFMVLFNFIIPVSMYVTVEMQKFLGSFFITWDKDFFDPEIKEGALVNTSDLNEELGQVEYVFTDKTGTLTQNNMEFIECCIDGFQYKYRDASSELDGFCVTDGPVSKLQQKAGREKEELFLRALCLCHTVQVKEPTGQGQDQGDGLTDQLDGVGMDGEVLHPPLEQRGFIASSPDEVALVKGAMSESEKEELFLRALCLCHTVQVKEPTGQGQDQGDGLTDQLDGVGMDGEVLHPPLEQRGFIASSPDEVALVKGAMRYGFTFLGLESKTMKILNWNNDIEMYELLHVLNFDPVRRRMSVIVRSKSGDTLLFCKGADSSIFPRVRQEEVERIRVHVERNATEGYRTLCVAYKSLSEEEYTQADAGLREARLALQDREEKLMAVYNQVETGMSLIGATAVEDRLQDEAAETMEALQGAGIKVWVLTGDKMETAKSTCYACRLFQRNTELLELTVRTLEDGGRRREERLHELLVEYHKKAVQDAPPVKAGVTRSWSSTSQDYGFIIDGATLSMVLNPSSESNSSRYKNLFLQICQNCTSVLCCRMAPLQKAQIVKMVKNSKGSPITLSIGDGANDVSMILEAHVGIGIKGKEGRQAVRNSDYAIPKLKHLKKLLLAHGHLYYVRIAHLVQYFFYKNLCFILPQFLYQFFCGYSQQPLYDAAYLTMYNICFTSMPILAYSLLEQHICIEVLLDNATLYREIAKNAMLRWGPFLYWTLLGLFHGLLFFFGVRYLFSNPALQDNGQVFGNWSYGTIVFTVLVFTVTLKLALDTRHWTWINHFVIWGSLAFYVFFSFFWGGIIWPFLRQQRLYFVFANMLSSVSAWLVIILLILLSLLPEILLVVFRKPRGPHARQEFGFKLVVRLHFRFLPEDDFPTHILSFAPHGAIVFSKQLEMFGGMCCAFGCVPHKFFKWSLDLFLFGKCNKPNPIFCTCLYKV; encoded by the exons GTGATAGTGGACACCCCCACCAGCCCAGTCACCAGTGGCCTACCCTTATTTTTTGTGATCACAGTAACCGCTATCAAGCAG GGCTATGAGGACTGGCTACGGCACAAGGCTGACAATGAGGTGAATAAGTACCAGGTGACCGTGCTAGAAGGCGATCGGAGGATACAGAAGGAGAGTGAGAAGATCAAG GTTGGAGATGTTGTGGAAGTGAAGGAAGACGAGACCTTTCCCTGTGATCTAATTCTGCTGAAGTCCAGCCGGGATGACGACACATGTTTTGTTACCACAGCAAGTCTGGATGGAGAGTCAAACCATAAA ACACACTACACAGTGCCAGACACAGAGAATGATCTGGAATCTCTCAACGCCACCATTGAGTGTGAACAGCCACAGCCTGACCTTTACAA GTTTGTTGGCCGTATGCACATCTACAGAAACGATCAGGAGCCTGCAGTGAG GTCTTTGGGCCCAGAAAACCTTCTGCTGAAAGGGGCAACTTTAAAGAACACCCAGAAAATCTGTG GTGTTGCAGTTTACACTGGCATGGAAACAAAGATGGCTCTTAACTATCAGGGCAAGTCTCAGAAACGCTCTGCTGTGGAAAA GTCTATCAATGCCTTCCTTCTGGTTTACCTTTCCATCCTGGTGAGCAAAGCTCTAGTGTGCACCACACTTAAGTATGTGTGGCAGAGCAAGCCTGGACAGGATGAGCCGTGGTACAACGAGAAAACCCAAAGAGAGAAGGACACCAATTTG tACCTAAAGATGTTCACAGACTTCCTGTCCTTTATGGTGCTCTTCAACTTCATCATCCCGGTGTCCATGTATGTGACGGTTGAGATGCAAAAGTTTTTGGGATCCTTTTTCATCACATGGGACAAGGACTTCTTTGACCCTGAAATCAAGGAGGGGGCACTGGTCAACACGTCAGACCTCAATGAAGAGCTGGGACAg GTGGAGTATGTTTTCACAGACAAGACGGGCACCCTCACTCAGAATAACATGGAGTTCATAGAGTGCTGCATTGATGGCTTCCAGTACAAGTACCGGGATGCGAGCTCAGAGTTGGACGGATTCTGTGTCACAGATGGACCTGTGAGCAAACTACAGCAGAAAGCTGGCAGG GAGAAGGAGGAGCTTTTTCTGCGTGCCCTGTGTCTGTGCCATACAGTGCAGGTGAAAGAGCCCACTGGGCAGGGTCAGGACCAAGGTGACGGGCTGACAGACCAGTTGGATGGCGTagggatggatggagaggtGCTCCATCCACCGCTGGAGCAGAGAGGCTTTATAGCCTCATCACCTGATGAGGTTGCTCTGGTCAAGGGTGCCATGAG TGAATCT GAGAAGGAGGAGCTTTTTCTGCGTGCCCTGTGTCTGTGCCATACAGTGCAGGTGAAAGAGCCCACTGGGCAGGGTCAGGACCAAGGTGACGGGCTGACAGACCAGTTGGATGGCGTagggatggatggagaggtGCTCCATCCACCGCTGGAGCAGAGAGGCTTTATAGCCTCATCACCTGATGAGGTTGCTCTGGTCAAGGGTGCCATGAG GTATGGCTTTACATTTCTGGGTCTCGAAAGTAAAACGATGAAAATTCTCAACTGGAACAATGACATTGAAAT GTATGAACTGCTTCACGTGTTGAACTTTGACCCAGTGAGAAGGCGAATGAGTGTAATAGTCAGATCCAAATCAG GTGATACCCTGCTCTTCTGTAAGGGAGCAGACTCCTCCATCTTTCCCCGCGTCAGACAGGAGGAGGTTGAGAGGATACGCGTGCATGTGGAGCGTAATGCAACA GAGGGCTACCGGACGTTGTGTGTGGCCTACAAATCTCTCAGTGAGGAGGAGTACACCCAGGCAGACGCAGGATTGAGGGAAGCTAGACTGGCTCTGCAGGACAGGGAGGAGAAGCTCATGGCTGTTTACAACCAAGTGGAGACTGGCATGAGTCTAATAGGAGCTACAGCTGTAGAAGACAG GCTTCAAGATGAGGCAGCAGAGACCATGGAGGCTCTACAGGGGGCAGGCATTAAGGTTTGGGTCCTAACAGGGGACAAGATGGAGACTGCAAAGTCCACCTGTTATGCTTGTAGATTGTTCCAGAGAAATACAGAGCTTTTGGAGCTGACTGTGCGTACTCtggaggatggagggaggaggcGTGAGGAGCGACTGCATGAGCTCTTAGTTGAATACCACAAGAAAGCTGTACAGGATGCACCACCAGTTAAAGCAGGCGTCACCAG GAGCTGGTCTTCGACAAGCCAGGACTATGGTTTCATTATAGATGGCGCCACTCTATCGATGGTGCTCAACCCTTCCTCTGAATCCAACTCAAGTCGCTACAAGAACCTCTTCCTGCAGATTTGTCAAAACTGCACATCTGTGCTTTGCTGCCGCATGGCACCTCTACAAAAGGCACAG ATAGTTAAAATGGTGAAGAACTCTAAAGGCAGCCCAATCACCCTTTCCATTGGAGATGGTGCCAATGATGTCAGCATGATTTTGGAAGCTCATGTTGGCATTG gtaTTAAGGGTAAAGAAGGTAGGCAGGCAGTGAGGAACAGTGATTATGCCATCCCCAAACTCAAGCACCTCAAGAAACTTTTGTTGGCACATGGCCATCTCTACTACGTTCGCATTGCACACCTGGTGCAATATTTCTTTTACAAG AACCTTTGCTTCATCTTACCTCAGTTTTTGTACCAGTTCTTCTGTGGCTATTCCCAGCAA CCCCTGTACGATGCGGCCTATCTGACGATGTACAACATCTGCTTCACCTCCATGCCCATCCTGGCTTACAGCCTCTTGGAGCAGCACATCTGCATTGAGGTTCTGCTGGACAATGCTACCCTCTACAG AGAGATCGCTAAGAATGCCATGTTACGGTGGGGACCATTCCTCTACTGGACGTTACTTGGACTCTTCCATGGCTTGCTTTTCTTCTTTGGTGTTCGATATTTGTTCAGTAACCCAGCCCTGCAGGATAATGGCCAG GTTTTTGGGAACTGGTCTTATGGAACAATTGTCTTCACTGTCCTCGTCTTCACTGTCACACTGAAG CTTGCTCTAGACACACGGCACTGGACATGGATCAACCACTTTGTAATCTGGGGCTCCCTGGCTTTCTACGTGTTTTTCAGCTTCTTCTGGGGAGGAATAATATG GCCTTTCCTGAGGCAGCAACgtttgtactttgtgtttgccAACATGCTGAGCTCTGTGTCAGCCTGGCTAGTCATCATCCTGCTCATCCTGCTCAGCCTACTGCCAGAGATCCTGCTTGTGGTATTCCGCAAGCCCCGCGGGCCCCATGCTCGACAG GAATTTGGTTTCAAGTTGGTAGTACGACTGCATTTCAGATTTCTGCCAGAAGATGACTTTCCCAcacatattttgtcatttgctCCCCATGGGGCCATTGTGTTTTCCAAGCAGCTGGAAATGTTTGGTGGCATGTGCTGCGCTTTTGGGTGTGTTCCACACAAGTTTTTTAAATGGTCTCTGGACTTGTTTTTATTTGGGAAATGTAATAAACCAAACCCAATTTTTTGCACATGTTTGTACAAAGTCTAA